The Nocardia vinacea genome contains the following window.
GCACCCGGCGCAGGATCTCGACATCCAGCAGTCCATGCACGGTGGAACCGATGAACAGCGGCATACCGCCGGTCGGCACGCTGCCGAGTCGGGTTTCGGAGCCGAAGAAGGTCAGCTCGAACGGAGAAATCGGTCGCTGTGCGGTCATTGGTCGTCTCGTACTTCCGTGTGGTGGAGCAGGTTACGCCCTCAACATACAGATGTTTCAAACGCTTGTCACAAACACTTGTTTGAAATACGTGTCACAAACAGATGTATGCCACGCTGATAGGGTGGGAACCCGAGAAGATCTGCTCGCCGCAGCCAAGCAGTGCCTGGCCGAACGCGGGTATGCGCGCACGACCGTGCGGGATATCGTGGCCGCCTCCGGCACGAATCTGGCCGCCATCAACTACCACTTCGGCACGCGCGACAAACTGCTCAACCAGGCGATGATGGAATCGAGCGCGGATGCGGTACAGCAGATCCTCGAATCACTGCCCGCGCACGATGCCGAGGATCCGGCCGCCCGCCTGCGCGATTTCCTGCACCAGTTGATCACCTCGTTCACCGAGAATCGCGCCCTCTGGTCGGCCAATGCCGAAAGCCTGACGCAGGCGCTGCACTCCCCCGAACTGCGCACCGAATTCGGCACCGCGCAGGCGCAGGCACGCGACGGACTATCCGACTTTTTCGGGCCTGGTGCGCAGGACCCGCGCATCGGCGCCATCCTGCAAACCATGATCGGCGGCCTGCTGATACAACACCTGGTCGACCCGGACCAGGCCCCCACCGCCACCGATATCACCGCGGGTCTGCGCACCCTCGCCACCCTGCTCCCAGCTGACGGCGGGACATAGCCGCCGCATCGTCGCCTAGGCGTGCTTCCGGGTGGTCCCGCTCCGGGCGCGCTCTGCGCGCCCGAATAGCGACCACCGCGTCGGGCCGACATCGCGAACACCCAGCGAACTGGCTGCGCGAATATCGCATCGCGCTGGCGGCGGGTGACAGATGCTGGACCGATGGCGATTCTGCTTGCGCTGGTATCGATGTGCTCGACGCTGGTCGGCGGGCTGGTGGCGGTGCGGATCGGCGACCGCAAACATCTGGTGCTGGGGCTGGCGGCGGGGGTCATGTTGGGTGTGGTGTTCTTCGACCTGCTGCCGGAGGCATTGGAGCAGTCGGGGGATATCGTGCTCGGTGTCCCGGCGGCGCTCGTCGCCACCGTGGGCGGCTTTGTCACCATCCACGTCATCGAGCGCGCGGTCGCCATCCATACCGGCCATGAAGGCGAATTCGGTTCGCACAAGCACGGTTTCGAATCCGTCGGGCTGGTCGCGGCGGCCGGGCTGATCTTCCACAGCACCCTCGACGGTCTCGGCATCGGATTGGGTTTCCAAGCTGGAGCCACCGTCGGCATCGCGGTCGCCATCGCCGTCATCTGTCACGACTTCGCCGACGGCTTCAACACTTTCACCATCACCAGGCTGTACGGCTCTGCCCACAGACGCGCATTGATCCTGCTCGCCCTGGACGCCATCGCCCCCGTCATCGGTGCGGTAATCGGCACCGTCATCCAGGTTCCGGCCGGGACCGTCGGCCTCTACCTCGGCTATTTCGCCGGATTCCTGCTCTACCTCGCCACCGCCGACATCCTCCCCGAGGCCCACGCCGAACACCCGTCTCGCCTGACCCTGGCCTGTACCGTCACCGGCGCGACGTTCATGCTCGTCGTGGCCGCGCTCAGCCACTGACCAGCGTTAGCCGAGTTGCGGCAGCACCTCTCGAGCCACCCAAGCCATGGCGTCCGCGAATGCGGGACCGGGTACCGGCAGCCAGATCGAGCAGGCCTGGAGTCCGGCCTCGTGCAGGACCCCGAGTTCATCGACAATGCTTGCGGCCGTTGGCTGCCCGCCACCGAGCAGCCGCCCCGGATCACGGCTGATGGCGGTGAATCCGGGTGGGACCACGAAGGCCACCGAGGTCAGTCGCAGCTGCCGCTCGATACCGGATGCTTCGGCGAGTTCGGTGAGACGTTTGCGGATTCGGTGCAGTTCGGCGGGATCGGCGACCGGACCGTGCCATGCGCTGCCGAAGCGCACGGCTCTGCGCAGTGCGGCATCGCTCTGCCCGCCGACCCACACCGGCGGTCCACCGACAGTGCGCGGCGCGATACCGATTCGCGGCTCGGACTCACCCCGCCACAACGATGTCAGTACTTCCAGATGCTCGCCCGTGCGCTTGCCGCGTTCCTCGAACGGAACCCCGACCGCATCGAATTCGGCACGGTCCCAGCCTGTTCCGATGCCGAGCGTGAATCGCCCACGGGACAGTCGGTCGAGTGTCGCGGTCTGATGGGCCAAGACGACCGGGTTGTACAGCGGCAGGATCAGCACGCTGGTCGCGATGCCGATGCGCGAGGTCGCACCCGCGATGGCCGACAGCATGATCAGCGGCTCATGTGTGACACCCAGGTCACCGGCGAGCACATGACTGCCGGCGACAATGTGGTCGAAGCCCAATTGCTCTGCGGTACGCGCGGTTTCGACGATATCGTCGAGTTCGCCGGCCTTCCCGGGCCATAACCCATGCGGTGCGATACCGAGCCGAAGGCTCTTGCTCTCACCGACTGTTTCTTCCAAAGGCATGGGCGTTGGCTCCCGATTCCGGTCCCGATAGAGGTGACGCCGGGCTCCCTGTCTATTCACCGCGCACCCGGTACACCCGGTGCCTGGTTGGTGGACGAGTTGCCCGGTCCATCAGATCAACATCGACAGTCGCCCCCCGATTCCGGCGGAGACTCGGCCGGTCAGCGAGCGATTGCGCGCAGCACAGCATCGACCGACTGGTCGGCGAGGGTTTCGGTCAGCGGCAGGTGGCCGAAGAGGGCGCGGTAGTAGATCGGGGCGGCGACCGTGTCGAGGACGAAATCGAGATCGATACCCGGATCGATCTCGCCTCGATGGATTGCCGACTCCAGGGCGATCGCGGTGGTTCGCCTGCGTGGTTCGAAGACCGTCGCCAGGAAATGCGCGCGTAGATCCGGGTCGTTGGCGAGATCCGCTACCAACGCGGGCAACACATGGCTCAGCGAGGTATCGCATAGTGCGGCAACGAGATTGCGCATCGCGATAGTTAGATCGGCACGCAGGTCACCGGTGTTCGGTGTTGGTTGCAAACCCAGCAGGTCGGCGACGACATCGACAACGAGGTGGCGTTTGGAGGGCCAGCGGCGGTAGATCGCCGGGCGGTGCAGACCGGCTCTGGCCGCCACCTGGCCGATGGACAGTTCGGCATAACCGTTCTCGTCCAACAGCTCTCGCGCTGCGGCGAGTACCGCGGTGTCGATGCGGTCGTCGCGCGTGCGTCCCGGCATCAGAACACCGGACGCGGCATCAGAACGACTCGCCAACCGTCCGGATCCGGAAAGGTCAAGCCGCCGTTGGCCGCCCAATACGGATTCTCGGCGGGCACCGGCTCCACCCCGAATTCACCGAGGCGCTGTGCGACGTCGTACATCTGGGTTTCGGTCGAGAAATAGAGCACCAGCAGGTTTTCCGCGCTCGGCGCATCGCCGGGACTTCCGTCCACGTGGGTGGTGAACTCCAGGTGATATCCGGTCCCGGGCAATCCGAGCATCACGCCGTCGTAGCCCGCGTGATTTTCGAATCGGTAGAGCTCGCGCAGTCCCAACCCCTCGACGTAGAACCGCACGACCTCTACCAACCGATCGGTGGGCCTGGCAATTCGAACCTGGACCACCGGCAACGACTCGGGCCATGTCTGCTCAGCCATATCTCAACGATACAGTACGTACTGTACCGATTTGATATGGCATCCATCACCCGAGCCGCAAAGACCGCCGCCACGTCCGAGACATGGCGGCGGCCTTCGTCTTCGGTATTACTCCGTCGGCGTTGCCCGCCGACGAACACGGCGCGCGGCCGCGACCATATTGCGCAGCGAGGGCTCCAGCTGCCAGTAGTGCCGGGTCTTGAGTCCGCCGTCCGGATTCGCCCACAGGCGTTCCGGACTAACGGCTTCGGCTGCGGCCGTGAGCAATTCGTCGAGCTCATCGATATCCGGGATCCGCGCCGAACGGCTCTCGTAGACACCGGGACCGACGCCGTGACTCAGGCCGTGACCCGATGCGAAGTCTTCCCTGAGCGCCTTCAACACCCATTCGATCGAGCGGGTCGCCACGATCGCGGTGACATCGGCATCGAGCTCCTCGATCGCGTCGACCACCTCTGTGCGACCGGAATAGCCGATATGCGTGTGGATCTGGGTCTCCGGCTTGACACCAGAGGTGGCCAGACGGAATGCCGCGACCGCCCACCGCAGATATTCGGCGCGCCCCTGCGGACGCATGGGTAGCAGCTCGCGAATGGCGGGCTCGTCGACCTGGATGATCGAGATCCCGGCCCGTTCCAGATCCACGACCTCATCGCGAATGGCCAGCGCGACCTGATCAGCGGTCTCGAACAGCGGCTGATCCTGCCGCACGAACGAACGCGCGATCATGGTGACCGGACCGGTGACCATGCCCTTGACCGGTTTATCGGTCAGCGACTGGGCATAGCTGATCCACTCGACCGACATCGGCGCGGGCCGTGAAACGTCACCATAGATGATCGGCGGTCGCACACAACGGGATCCGTACACCTGCACCCAGCCGAAGTGGGTGGTCGCGAAGCCGTCGAGCAGCTCGGCGAAGTACTGGATCATGTCGTTGCGCTCGTGCTCACCGTGCACGAGCACATCGAGGCCGATGTCCTCCTGCAGGCGGATCGTGGCCTCGATCTCGGCCTCGATCTTCTTGCGGTATTCGTCGTAGGACAGTTTGCCCTGGCCCAGGTCGTAGCGGGCCTGACGAATCTTGTTCGTCTGCGGGAAGGAACCGAGCGTGGTCGCGGGCACCGGCGGCAGATTCAGCTTGCGCTGCTGTGCTTCGCGGCGCACCTCGTACGGTTCGCGCGAGCGCATATCGGGCGTGATCGCGTAAACCCGTTGCCGCACCGCGTGTTTCTGCTTGAAGTGCACCTCGGTGGGCCGCTTGCGCCACTTGTCCGAGGGCCCCTCGGTAAGTGCCTTGGCGAGCGAAACCACCTCGCCCACCTTCTGCCTGGCGAAGGCTAGGCGGTCCGCGACATTGCCCTCGATATCGTATTCGGCGAGCACGTCATAGGGCACGTGCAGCAGCGTCGTGCCGGTGGACACCACGAGATCGGGGCACACCTTGGCCAGCTCGTTGAGGTATTCCAGTGTCACATAACGGTCCGCGCGCCAGACATTGACACCGCTGATCACGCCCGCGTACAAGCGCTTACGTCGAATGCCGGGAATCTCGGCGAGCTCTTCCGGCTGGATCCGATAACTGGCCAGATCCAGGCCGATGGCCTCGACATTGGTCTCGGCCAGAATGCGCAGCGCCTCACCGAAATCGCCGTACTGCCCGGTGACGAGCATGCGTGGCCGCAGCGCCGAGGTCGAAAGTCGTTGGTACGCACGCTCGAACGCGGCGAGTTCCGCAGGAGTGCGCTCGCTGGTGAAGCACGGCTCGTCCAACTGCACACAGGTGGACCCGCGCTTGGCGAGGATTTCGAACAGCTCCTCGTACACCGGAAGCAGCTTGTCCAACAGGCTGAGCGTGTCGAAACCGCCTGTCTCACCGGGGATATGGCCCGCCTTGGACAGCAACAGCAGCGACACCGGGCCGACGACCACCGGGCGCAGCTCGATATCACCGGCCTTGGCGCGATCCCATTCGTCGAGCAAAGCCTCTGGGTGCAGCGAGAATTCGGTGTTCTCGTCGAGTTCGGGCTGGCGGTAGTGGTAATTCGTACCGAAGAACCGCACCAGCTCCAGCGGCGGCAGATCCGGACGACCGCGCGCCATCAGGAAGTAGAAGTCCAGCGGATGCAGCTCGTCCTGGTACGGCTTGAATCGCGCGGGCACCGCACCGAACAGCAGCGCATTGTCGAGAATGTGGTCGTAGAAGGAGAAGGTGTTGCCCGGCACCTGGGTCAGACCGGTGGCGGCCAACCCGTTGTAATGCCGCTCCTGGATATCGCGCCCGACCGCGAGCAGTTCGTCGCGAGAAACCCCACCACGCCAATAGCCCTCGAGGGCCCGCTTGAGTTCCCGATGCGGCCCGATCCTCGGGTAGCCGAGAATGCTCGACCCGTAACCGTCCTGAACGTTGACCATGAGCGGGGCCACTCCCTTTCGATCACCTGCGCTGTGTTCATTTGCCGCGCCTGCGGCGCGGCGTGTTCGCGGCCCCTGGTGTCTCGCGTCCGAGCCGTCGAGACTCGCGACTTCGTCGCATGCGCTTCGACGACTCGGACGCGAGACGGGCCGCGAACGGGTCGCTCGTAAGACTCGCTCCGTGGTGCTCACGTGGGTGCCGAACGGTGGCAGGCGTCCACGACAGCACGTCTTGAACAGCCTATGCCGCTGACAGCATCGGCTCTGTCTGATTTGCGGCTTATCAGACCTTGTACTGGTAGAAGCCCGTGCCGGTCTTCTTGCCGAGCAGACCGGCCTCGACCATGCGCATCAGCAGCGGCGGCGCCGAATACAGCGGCTCCTTGAACTCCTGGTACATGGAGTCGGCGATGGACTTGACGGTGTCGAGGCCGACCAGGTCGGTGAGCGCCAGCGGACCCATCGGGTGGGCACAGCCGAGCACCATCGCCTTGTCGACGTCTTCCTTGGTGGCGAAGCCGGATTCGACCATCCGGATGGCCGAGAGCAGGTACGGCACCAGCAGCGCGTTCACCACGAAACCGGAGCGGTCGGCCGAGCGCACGACCTGCTTGCCGAGCACATCGCCGGCGAAACCCTCGGCCCGTGCGGATACCGCTTCACTGGTCTTCAGTGTGGTGACCAGCTCGACCAGCGGCAGCACCGGCACCGGGTTGAAGAAGTGCATGCCGACCACCCGCTCCGGGTTGGCGGTGGCGACAGCGATCTTCATGATCGGGATGGAGGAGGTGTTGGAGGCCAGCACGGCGTCCGGATCGGTGACCACCTTGTCGAGTTCGGAGAAGATGGCGGTCTTGACCTTCTCGTCCTCGAGCACCGCCTCGACCACCAGCTGGCGGTCGGCGAAATCGCCGAGGTCGGAGGTGAACCGCAGCCGCCATGCGGCCTGTTCGCGCTCGCGCTCGGTGATCTTGCCGCTGCTGACGCCGCGGTCGAGCGAGCGCAGGATGCGGGCGCGACCTGCCGCGGCTAGCTCCCGAGTCTGTTCGTAGACGAGCACGTCGATATGCGCCCGCGCACACACCTCCGCGATTCCTGCACCCATCTGTCCGGCACCGATGATGCCGACGCGCTGAATCTTCTCGCTGCTCACGTCCCGCTCCTGCTGTTTTTGTCTGGCTGTCGGGTGGCTGATGGCGAAGGACGCTCCGATAAGAGCCGACCTTCGATGGTCCAAGGTATAGGGATGCCCTCCCGGCTGGGGCTGTTCAGCCGGGAGGGCGGTACACCCCTACTGGAGTAGAGGATTAGCGGTATTCACGTCGGGAACCTCAATTCCCTGTGCAAACACGGTGTGGCGACGTCGAGGGCTTCCGTAACCCCGTACGGGGCGAGCCCGACGAGCCCGTTCGCGGCCGGCTCGCTTCCGAGTACTCGAAGCGCATGCGCCGAAGGCGCGAGTCTCGAGTGCTCGGAAGCGAGCCTTGGGGGCCGCGAACACGCGGCGCGGAGCGCCGCCATGTATCAGTGGAACTGGCCCTCTTCGGTGGAGCCCTTCAGGGCCGCCGTCGAGGTGTTCGGGTCCACGGTGGTGGCGATGGTGTCGAAGTAGCCGGCACCGACCTCACGCTGGTGCTTGATGGCGGTGAAGCCACGCTCGGCGGCGGCCTTGAACTCGCGCTCCTGCAGGTCGACGAAGGCGGTCATGCCCTCGCGGGCGTAGCCGTAGGCCAGGTCGAACATGCCGTAGTTGAGCGAGTGGAAGCCGGCCAGGGTGATGAACTGGAACTTGAAGCCCATCGCGCCGAGCTCACGCTGGAACTTCGCGATGGTCGCGTCGTCCAGGTGCGCCTTCCAGTTGAAGGACGGCGAGCAGTTGTAGGCCAGCAGCTGGTCCGGGAACTCGCCGCGGACGGCCTCGGCGAACTTGCGAGCGACCTCGAGGTCCGGCACACCGGTCTCCATCCAGATGAGGTCGGAGTAGGGGGCGTAGGCCTTGGCACGCGCGATGCAGGGCTCGATGCCGTTCTTCACACCGAAGAAGCCCTCGGCGGTGCGGGTGCCGTCCAGGAACTCACGGTCGCGCTCGTCCACGTCCGAGGTGATCAAGGTGGCGGCCTCGGCGTCGGTGCGGGCGATGATCACCGACGGAACGTCGGCGACGTCGGACGCGAGACGCGCGGAGGTCAGGGTGCGGATGTGCTGCTGGGTCGGGATCAGCACCTTGCCGCCCAGGTGGCCACACTTCTTCTCGGAGGCCAGCTGATCCTCCCAGTGCACACCGGCGGCACCGGCGGCGATCATGGCCTTCTGCAGTTCGTAGGCGTTCAGCGCGCCACCGAAACCGGCCTCGGCGTCGGCGACGATCGGGGCCAGCCAGTTCTTGACCGAGGTGTCACCCTCGACCTTGGCGATCTCGTCGGCACGGAGCAGCGCGTTGTTGATGCGGCGCACGACGGCCGGGACCGAGTTGGCCGGGTACAGCGACTGGTCGGGGTAGGTGTGGCCGGACAGGTTCGCGTCACCGGCGACCTGCCA
Protein-coding sequences here:
- a CDS encoding TetR/AcrR family transcriptional regulator, with product MGTREDLLAAAKQCLAERGYARTTVRDIVAASGTNLAAINYHFGTRDKLLNQAMMESSADAVQQILESLPAHDAEDPAARLRDFLHQLITSFTENRALWSANAESLTQALHSPELRTEFGTAQAQARDGLSDFFGPGAQDPRIGAILQTMIGGLLIQHLVDPDQAPTATDITAGLRTLATLLPADGGT
- a CDS encoding ZIP family metal transporter is translated as MAILLALVSMCSTLVGGLVAVRIGDRKHLVLGLAAGVMLGVVFFDLLPEALEQSGDIVLGVPAALVATVGGFVTIHVIERAVAIHTGHEGEFGSHKHGFESVGLVAAAGLIFHSTLDGLGIGLGFQAGATVGIAVAIAVICHDFADGFNTFTITRLYGSAHRRALILLALDAIAPVIGAVIGTVIQVPAGTVGLYLGYFAGFLLYLATADILPEAHAEHPSRLTLACTVTGATFMLVVAALSH
- a CDS encoding LLM class flavin-dependent oxidoreductase gives rise to the protein MPLEETVGESKSLRLGIAPHGLWPGKAGELDDIVETARTAEQLGFDHIVAGSHVLAGDLGVTHEPLIMLSAIAGATSRIGIATSVLILPLYNPVVLAHQTATLDRLSRGRFTLGIGTGWDRAEFDAVGVPFEERGKRTGEHLEVLTSLWRGESEPRIGIAPRTVGGPPVWVGGQSDAALRRAVRFGSAWHGPVADPAELHRIRKRLTELAEASGIERQLRLTSVAFVVPPGFTAISRDPGRLLGGGQPTAASIVDELGVLHEAGLQACSIWLPVPGPAFADAMAWVAREVLPQLG
- a CDS encoding TetR/AcrR family transcriptional regulator, which gives rise to MPGRTRDDRIDTAVLAAARELLDENGYAELSIGQVAARAGLHRPAIYRRWPSKRHLVVDVVADLLGLQPTPNTGDLRADLTIAMRNLVAALCDTSLSHVLPALVADLANDPDLRAHFLATVFEPRRRTTAIALESAIHRGEIDPGIDLDFVLDTVAAPIYYRALFGHLPLTETLADQSVDAVLRAIAR
- a CDS encoding VOC family protein, which gives rise to MAEQTWPESLPVVQVRIARPTDRLVEVVRFYVEGLGLRELYRFENHAGYDGVMLGLPGTGYHLEFTTHVDGSPGDAPSAENLLVLYFSTETQMYDVAQRLGEFGVEPVPAENPYWAANGGLTFPDPDGWRVVLMPRPVF
- the metE gene encoding 5-methyltetrahydropteroyltriglutamate--homocysteine S-methyltransferase codes for the protein MVNVQDGYGSSILGYPRIGPHRELKRALEGYWRGGVSRDELLAVGRDIQERHYNGLAATGLTQVPGNTFSFYDHILDNALLFGAVPARFKPYQDELHPLDFYFLMARGRPDLPPLELVRFFGTNYHYRQPELDENTEFSLHPEALLDEWDRAKAGDIELRPVVVGPVSLLLLSKAGHIPGETGGFDTLSLLDKLLPVYEELFEILAKRGSTCVQLDEPCFTSERTPAELAAFERAYQRLSTSALRPRMLVTGQYGDFGEALRILAETNVEAIGLDLASYRIQPEELAEIPGIRRKRLYAGVISGVNVWRADRYVTLEYLNELAKVCPDLVVSTGTTLLHVPYDVLAEYDIEGNVADRLAFARQKVGEVVSLAKALTEGPSDKWRKRPTEVHFKQKHAVRQRVYAITPDMRSREPYEVRREAQQRKLNLPPVPATTLGSFPQTNKIRQARYDLGQGKLSYDEYRKKIEAEIEATIRLQEDIGLDVLVHGEHERNDMIQYFAELLDGFATTHFGWVQVYGSRCVRPPIIYGDVSRPAPMSVEWISYAQSLTDKPVKGMVTGPVTMIARSFVRQDQPLFETADQVALAIRDEVVDLERAGISIIQVDEPAIRELLPMRPQGRAEYLRWAVAAFRLATSGVKPETQIHTHIGYSGRTEVVDAIEELDADVTAIVATRSIEWVLKALREDFASGHGLSHGVGPGVYESRSARIPDIDELDELLTAAAEAVSPERLWANPDGGLKTRHYWQLEPSLRNMVAAARRVRRRATPTE
- a CDS encoding 3-hydroxybutyryl-CoA dehydrogenase, encoding MSSEKIQRVGIIGAGQMGAGIAEVCARAHIDVLVYEQTRELAAAGRARILRSLDRGVSSGKITEREREQAAWRLRFTSDLGDFADRQLVVEAVLEDEKVKTAIFSELDKVVTDPDAVLASNTSSIPIMKIAVATANPERVVGMHFFNPVPVLPLVELVTTLKTSEAVSARAEGFAGDVLGKQVVRSADRSGFVVNALLVPYLLSAIRMVESGFATKEDVDKAMVLGCAHPMGPLALTDLVGLDTVKSIADSMYQEFKEPLYSAPPLLMRMVEAGLLGKKTGTGFYQYKV
- the aceA gene encoding isocitrate lyase; translation: MSNVGTPKTAAEIQQDWDTNPRWKSITRNYTADQVSKLQGTVVEEATLARRGSKILWDLVNNEDYINSLGALTGNMAVQQVRAGLQAIYLSGWQVAGDANLSGHTYPDQSLYPANSVPAVVRRINNALLRADEIAKVEGDTSVKNWLAPIVADAEAGFGGALNAYELQKAMIAAGAAGVHWEDQLASEKKCGHLGGKVLIPTQQHIRTLTSARLASDVADVPSVIIARTDAEAATLITSDVDERDREFLDGTRTAEGFFGVKNGIEPCIARAKAYAPYSDLIWMETGVPDLEVARKFAEAVRGEFPDQLLAYNCSPSFNWKAHLDDATIAKFQRELGAMGFKFQFITLAGFHSLNYGMFDLAYGYAREGMTAFVDLQEREFKAAAERGFTAIKHQREVGAGYFDTIATTVDPNTSTAALKGSTEEGQFH